In one Pseudomonas sp. MM211 genomic region, the following are encoded:
- a CDS encoding FUSC family protein, translating into MRQVLRQLFSWHAGPPAWGPAVVAGLGCALPLLLGLFSAHPGFLWASVGAFQAAQANPLHRFGMLRMLLLTGLGACSAGLGFWSATHPLISLSLFASFGLLLAWLQRYGTEAGKLGIGLTVCLCLGQGQYGSSSLNNPYAIAMLFILGGLWVMLLAFGLRGVHGLRMWPYMPRLMSLIKVLRRHARRQSRQQWWLYAMGCTLAVSLAGLIVNLAHLQRGYWLTLAVVTTLQLEFRGSLVRALQASMASLSAAGLLILFGNSLQSPPMMVAIMLPLITLSRALQAHNYGLFVLQTTVCFVLLAESLARDWHLPQVRLFNVTLGILLTLFIALLMHALRQWLDNRAAIKQQPLGNNDKVPSQDSTVP; encoded by the coding sequence ATGCGCCAGGTATTGCGACAGTTGTTCAGCTGGCACGCCGGGCCACCTGCCTGGGGCCCGGCCGTGGTGGCAGGGCTGGGCTGTGCACTGCCGTTGCTGCTGGGGCTGTTCAGTGCTCACCCTGGCTTCCTGTGGGCCTCGGTCGGTGCTTTTCAGGCTGCACAGGCCAATCCGCTACACCGCTTCGGCATGCTGCGCATGCTGCTGCTAACCGGGCTCGGCGCCTGCAGTGCAGGGTTGGGTTTCTGGTCGGCGACGCACCCACTGATCAGCCTTTCGCTATTCGCCAGCTTTGGCCTGCTGCTGGCCTGGCTGCAGCGTTACGGTACTGAAGCAGGCAAGCTGGGTATCGGCCTCACTGTGTGCCTGTGCCTGGGTCAAGGTCAATACGGCAGCAGCAGCCTGAATAACCCCTACGCCATTGCCATGCTGTTCATTCTCGGCGGGCTGTGGGTGATGCTCCTGGCGTTCGGCCTGCGTGGCGTTCACGGCCTGCGCATGTGGCCGTACATGCCGCGCCTGATGAGCCTGATAAAGGTGCTGCGCCGCCATGCCCGCCGCCAGTCACGCCAGCAGTGGTGGTTGTACGCGATGGGCTGCACGCTGGCAGTATCGCTGGCCGGCCTGATCGTCAACCTCGCGCACCTGCAGCGCGGTTACTGGCTAACTCTAGCGGTGGTCACCACCCTGCAGCTGGAGTTCAGGGGCAGCCTGGTGCGTGCCCTGCAGGCAAGCATGGCCAGCCTGAGCGCTGCCGGACTGCTGATCCTGTTCGGCAACAGCCTACAGAGCCCACCGATGATGGTGGCCATCATGCTGCCGCTGATCACCCTGAGCCGTGCTCTGCAAGCGCACAACTACGGCCTGTTCGTGCTGCAGACCACGGTGTGCTTCGTGCTGCTCGCGGAAAGCCTGGCCAGGGACTGGCACCTGCCACAGGTACGCCTGTTCAACGTCACCCTGGGCATTCTGCTGACACTGTTCATAGCCTTGCTAATGCATGCCCTGCGGCAATGGCTGGACAATCGCGCGGCGATAAAACAGCAACCACTCGGCAATAATGACAAAGTGCCTTCACAAGACTCGACAGTGCCATAA
- a CDS encoding deoxyguanosinetriphosphate triphosphohydrolase, with translation MDWQTLLTRERLGKPSPSADELGRSPFHKDHDRIIFSGAFRRLGRKTQVHPVSSNDHIHTRLTHSLEVSCVGRSLGMRVGEILRSELPSWCEPSDLGMVVQSSCLAHDIGNPPFGHSGEDAIRHWFQQAAGRGWLDAMSDAERGDFLSFEGNAQGFRVLTQLEYHQFDGGTRLTYATLGTYLKYPWTSRHAEALGYKKHKFGCYQSELPLLEQIASKLGLPQLEEQRWARHPLVYLMEAADDICYGLIDLEDGLEMELLDYAEVESLLLDLVGDDLPETYRQLGPNDSRRRKLAILRGKAIEHLTNSAAHAFVEQQSALLAGTLEGDLVEHMHGPAKNCVQAAKAMAREKIFQDKRKTLHEIGAYTTLEILLNAFCGAALEQHGGRTPSFKNRRILDLLGHNAPDPYWPLYRSFLRMIDFIAGMTDSYATEMAREMTGRSSPV, from the coding sequence TTGGACTGGCAAACCCTGCTCACCCGTGAACGTCTTGGCAAACCGTCGCCCAGCGCCGATGAACTGGGCCGCAGCCCCTTTCACAAGGATCATGACCGGATCATCTTCTCCGGTGCCTTCCGCCGCCTGGGCCGCAAGACCCAGGTGCACCCGGTGTCCAGCAACGACCACATCCACACGCGCCTGACCCACTCGCTGGAAGTCAGCTGCGTCGGCCGTTCCCTGGGCATGCGCGTCGGCGAGATTTTGCGCAGCGAACTGCCCTCCTGGTGCGAGCCGAGCGACCTGGGCATGGTGGTGCAGTCGTCCTGCCTGGCTCACGACATCGGCAACCCGCCCTTCGGCCATTCCGGTGAAGACGCCATTCGCCACTGGTTCCAGCAGGCGGCCGGTCGCGGCTGGCTGGACGCTATGAGCGATGCCGAACGCGGCGACTTCCTCAGCTTCGAAGGCAATGCCCAGGGCTTTCGCGTGCTCACGCAGCTCGAGTACCACCAGTTCGACGGCGGCACGCGGCTGACTTATGCAACCCTAGGCACGTACCTCAAGTACCCCTGGACGTCTCGTCACGCAGAGGCCCTCGGTTACAAGAAGCACAAATTCGGTTGCTACCAGAGCGAGCTTCCACTGCTCGAACAGATCGCCAGCAAGCTCGGCCTGCCGCAACTCGAAGAACAGCGCTGGGCGCGTCACCCCCTGGTGTATCTGATGGAGGCCGCAGACGATATCTGCTACGGCCTGATCGATCTCGAAGACGGCCTGGAAATGGAGCTGCTCGACTACGCCGAAGTGGAGTCGCTGCTGCTCGATCTGGTCGGCGATGACCTGCCGGAGACCTATCGCCAACTGGGGCCCAACGATTCGCGTCGACGCAAGCTGGCAATCCTGCGCGGCAAGGCCATCGAGCACCTGACCAACTCGGCAGCCCACGCCTTCGTCGAGCAGCAGTCGGCGTTGCTGGCAGGTACTCTGGAAGGCGACCTGGTCGAGCACATGCACGGCCCAGCCAAGAATTGCGTGCAAGCCGCCAAGGCGATGGCCCGGGAAAAGATCTTTCAGGACAAACGCAAAACCCTCCACGAGATCGGTGCCTACACCACCCTGGAAATTCTCCTCAATGCCTTCTGCGGCGCGGCGCTGGAACAACATGGCGGGCGCACGCCGTCGTTCAAGAACCGCCGCATCCTCGACCTGCTCGGCCATAACGCGCCCGATCCGTACTGGCCGCTGTACCGCTCCTTCCTGCGGATGATCGACTTCATTGCCGGCATGACCGATAGCTACGCTACCGAAATGGCCCGCGAAATGACCGGCCGCTCGAGCCCCGTCTGA
- a CDS encoding YggL family protein, which translates to MATNRSRRLRKKLCVDEFQELGFELNLNFKEDLSDEAVDAFLDAFLSDAMTANGLGYVGGDDYGLVCLSKRGSVSEEQRAAVEAWLKGRSELVDVSVSPLLDVWYPENEINSAS; encoded by the coding sequence ATGGCTACCAATCGTTCCCGTCGTCTGCGCAAGAAACTCTGTGTGGATGAATTCCAGGAGCTGGGTTTTGAGCTGAACCTGAACTTCAAGGAAGACCTGAGCGACGAAGCCGTCGACGCCTTCCTCGATGCATTCCTGAGCGACGCCATGACCGCCAATGGTCTGGGCTACGTCGGTGGTGACGACTACGGTCTGGTATGTCTGTCCAAGCGCGGTTCGGTCAGCGAAGAGCAACGCGCCGCCGTCGAAGCATGGCTCAAGGGCCGTTCGGAACTGGTTGATGTCAGCGTCAGCCCGCTGCTCGACGTGTGGTATCCGGAAAACGAGATCAACTCGGCTTCCTGA
- the dacB gene encoding D-alanyl-D-alanine carboxypeptidase/D-alanyl-D-alanine endopeptidase, which produces MRFSVVPAVRRLRILRPLALACLVLPTALPAYAATSANLPENVVKSLKANKIGQQSLSVVTLPLTGPGNGTIFNADVSVNPASTMKLLTTFAALELLGPTYQWKTEFYTDGQLKDGVLNGNLYLKGGGDPKLNMEKLWLLLRDLRANGVRQVTGDLVLDRSYFAQPDLPAFNDDGGDANKPYLVTPDSLLVNLKALRFIARAENGKVTVAAEPPLAGLTLDNQVKVLKAGKCPAWPDVRYNPVKEFDGTRVIVTGQLTDGCSAQTYLSLLDHPGYAAGAVRAIFQELGGSIMGKNRQADVPKSASLLARAFSPDLVEIIRDINKYSNNTMARQLFLSIGAQNRTDADVDDAHAAQRVIRAWLARKGITAPQLVMENGSGLSRAERLSAREMGRILEAAWKSPYAAEFISSMPIVALDGTMRKRLRNTPMAGQAHIKTGTLNNVRAIAGFSRDSNGNSWAVVAILNDPKPWGASVILDQVLLDLYKQPKSNAR; this is translated from the coding sequence ATGCGATTTTCCGTTGTACCCGCCGTTCGGAGGTTGCGCATCCTCCGCCCTCTGGCCCTCGCCTGCCTCGTACTGCCTACTGCCCTGCCCGCTTATGCGGCGACCAGCGCTAATCTCCCTGAAAACGTGGTCAAAAGCCTAAAGGCCAACAAGATCGGCCAGCAATCATTGTCGGTGGTCACCCTGCCGCTCACTGGCCCAGGCAACGGCACCATCTTCAATGCCGACGTTTCGGTGAATCCGGCTTCGACCATGAAGCTGCTGACCACCTTCGCCGCACTGGAACTGCTCGGCCCGACCTATCAGTGGAAAACCGAGTTCTATACCGACGGCCAACTCAAGGACGGCGTGCTCAACGGCAACCTGTACCTCAAGGGTGGCGGCGATCCCAAGCTGAACATGGAAAAGCTCTGGCTGCTGCTGCGTGACCTGCGAGCCAATGGCGTGCGTCAGGTGACCGGCGATCTGGTGCTCGATCGCAGCTATTTCGCACAGCCTGATCTGCCCGCCTTCAACGACGACGGCGGCGATGCCAACAAGCCCTATCTGGTCACCCCCGACTCGCTACTGGTCAACCTCAAGGCGCTGCGCTTCATCGCCCGCGCCGAGAATGGCAAGGTCACCGTCGCTGCCGAGCCACCGCTGGCGGGGTTGACGCTGGATAATCAGGTCAAGGTGCTCAAGGCTGGCAAATGCCCGGCCTGGCCGGACGTGCGCTACAACCCGGTCAAGGAATTCGACGGCACCCGGGTGATCGTCACCGGCCAGTTGACCGATGGCTGCAGCGCCCAGACCTACCTGTCGCTGCTCGACCATCCCGGCTATGCAGCGGGTGCCGTGCGCGCCATCTTCCAGGAGCTGGGCGGCAGCATCATGGGCAAGAACCGCCAGGCCGATGTGCCGAAGAGCGCGAGCCTGCTGGCGCGAGCCTTTTCCCCCGACCTGGTGGAAATCATCCGCGACATCAACAAGTACAGCAACAACACCATGGCTCGGCAGCTATTCCTCAGCATCGGCGCGCAGAATCGCACCGATGCGGACGTCGACGACGCCCACGCCGCGCAGCGGGTGATCCGCGCCTGGCTGGCCCGCAAGGGCATTACCGCACCACAACTGGTGATGGAGAACGGCTCCGGGCTGTCCCGTGCGGAACGCCTGAGCGCTCGAGAGATGGGCCGTATTCTGGAGGCTGCCTGGAAGAGCCCCTACGCCGCCGAGTTCATCAGTTCGATGCCGATCGTCGCGCTGGACGGCACCATGCGCAAACGCCTGCGCAATACACCCATGGCCGGCCAGGCACACATCAAGACCGGCACCCTGAACAACGTCCGCGCCATCGCCGGCTTCAGTCGCGACAGCAATGGCAACAGCTGGGCCGTTGTGGCGATCCTCAACGACCCGAAACCCTGGGGCGCTTCGGTGATTCTCGACCAGGTGCTGCTCGACCTCTACAAGCAGCCGAAGAGCAACGCCAGATAA